A stretch of Labrus mixtus chromosome 7, fLabMix1.1, whole genome shotgun sequence DNA encodes these proteins:
- the LOC132977667 gene encoding nuclear receptor coactivator 3-like, with the protein MSGIGDNSLEPLCSDRKRKLSTCDTPGLGCDKRRREQESKYIEELAELISANLSNIDSFNVKPDKCAILKETVRQIRQIKEQGKSSCSDDDVQKADVSSTGQGVIDKDHLGPLLLQALDGFLFVVNREGSIVFVSDNVTQYLQYKQEELINTSVYNIIHDEDREEFHKNLPKSNAPNGASWGAEAPRQKSHTFNCRMLVNFVHSQSHGMSEERPGGQRYETMQCFALTQPRAMMEEGEDLQSCMICVARRIIAVERTERFSTRHELSGKLIEIEQQSSPHTTMRPGWEDLVRRCMQMFLHRSEGQPWSYKRHYQDAFHTGHAETPLYRFSLSDGTPVTAQTRSDLCRNPNTNEPHSFLSTHLLQREQNGYRGNQGGGMRPPNIGVNNPNQQMNMVPGGGMGMNRGYGMAEQGNIAQRGAPPYTGGNRMNSMNQMNPMNQMNSMHQMNQMSSMHQMNNMGQMSQINSGHPVNSPMNSMNQMGPMNQMSHHGMHQQQQQQQQHQHQQMGPFHGAGGGPGGYGMGMTSPPQVSPGINGPPHNVMGSPRIRGSPKMGASPFSPGGINSPMSSSHPSNSGGGGGGTTFSSSSLNALQAISEGVGNPMTSPLTSPPPHKPDSSPSINSTNQAASGPCKPGLPTYSDSKSPGSSLGAGGEQPSQQHPHTPTSEGPPDKPDSQVNREAGQFAAEANRRVPDSKNHKKLLQLLTSPTDELVPPNHSTSSGPGSTPEAKDGTASVTSPSSSTGVSSSTGGNPSSAPSSGGTGHLTSQSLQDKHKILHKLLQNGNTPDEVARITAEATGKSSLESGAPEPGPAATGGARGSESKQEQLSPKKEKPHALLHYLLNKDDSKEVGDVKPKLEDLEGRGAQGAGVTSSDTHCLDGKVKMEPSDEAETLETILGVPRTNTGFYPEPDSRAGKEVGNKQGNMPDSLHDGERGPLPPVQRGAYQRALSVDAKPMGGGGLAGRRNVPCPTLIKQENMDAPIRQGFPGGMNAGPPRGNPIRGMGRGMGMPQRPPMSGPGDWGMPRSSSGPVTGPGHPGMGRTGPVSGSMINRSNSVPGNTRSMLQQQLMDMGTNEANMGVNRFGGHGPLPQSPSWPDSAMGTDRPHANTNRDQFGHPLEELFGPLTVSEGPSDERALLDQLDSLLNTADVIALQEIDRALGIPEIVGQNHGPEGRQQGPDQGQGQCPPSESFPRPDSSLGVDQKPNYSQGYPGPPGPSAMGMQRGYGGNAIQSQSPGSFNPMMNQMGQAGGFPGMTNMGNPRANMMRPRMMTATKPMRLQLQQRLQGQQFMNQTRQAMKMEHAPGGNPAMHQGMQPAMQPAMQPGIQPAIQPGIQPGIQPGMQPAGMGGQQPGFLNAQMMAQRSREMMTMQMRRQRMMMLMQQQQRQEQGAPRGFSPPPNVTAPGGMESPMGGPPMNQPGQQGFNYGGNYGMNQQGDPSFMAPGSSPPANMMQGRMGGPPQNNMMQGMQANPQGGPMYPSGDMKGWPQGAMQRSNSYPQQQFPQQGNQGQFGPMMMNNAMGGPGPVAGAGQMGQIPGQIPGQMPGQRQGQMQGQMAMNPMGMGRIPMGPDQKYC; encoded by the exons ATGAGTGGCATAGGAGACAACTCGTTGGAGCCGCTGTGCTCCGACCGCAAACGTAAACTGTCCACCTGTGACACACCAGGCTTAGG GTGTGACAAGCGTCGGAGGGAACAGGAGAGTAAGTACATCGAGGAGCTGGCTGAGCTCATCTCTGCCAACCTCTCCAACATCGACAGCTTCAACGTCAAGCCTGACAAATGTGCCATCCTGAAGGAGACTGTGAGACAGATCCGACAAATCAAAGAGCAAG GAAAAAGCTCTTGCAGTGATGACGACGTCCAGAAGGCAGATGTGTCCTCCACTGGTCAAGGGGTTATTGACAAGGATCATCTGGGACCGCTGCTCCTACAG GCCCTGGATGGATTTCTGTTTGTGGTTAACCGAGAGGGCAGCATTGTATTCGTGTCAGACAACGTGACGCAGTATCTTCAGTACAAGCAGGAGGAGCTGATTAACACCAGTGTGTACAACATCATCCATGATGAGGACAGGGAGGAGTTTCACAAGAATCTTCCCAAGTCCAATG CACCCAATGGGGCATCGTGGGGTGCAGAGGCGCCACGGCAGAAGAGCCACACCTTCAACTGTCGTATGCTGGTGAACTTTGTTCACAGCCAAAGTCATGGGATGTCAGAAGAGCGGCCCGGGGGCCAGCGCTATGAGACCATGCAGTGTTTTGCCCTCACTCAGCCCCGGGCCATgatggaggaaggagaag ATTTGCAGTCATGTATGATCTGTGTTGCCCGACGCATCATTGCGGTTGAGAGGACGGAGAGGTTTAGCACTCGCCATGAACTCTCTg GTAAACTCATTGAAATTGAGCAGCAGAGTTCCCCTCACACCACTATGCGTCCAGGCTGGGAGGACCTCGTGAGGCGCTGCATGCAGATGTTCCTCCATCGAAGTGAGGGACAACCATGGTCCTACAAACGCCACTATCAAGATG CTTTCCATACTGGTCATGCAGAGACCCCACTCTACCGCTTCTCCCTCTCTGATGGCACCCCAGTCACAGCCCAGACCAGAAGTGACCTGTGCAGGAACCCCAACACCAATGAACCGCACTCTTTTCTTTCCACACATTTGCTACAGAG GGAACAGAATGGTTATCGTGGGAACCAGGGTGGAGGTATGAGACCTCCTAACATTGGAGTGAACAATCCTAATCAACAGATGAACATGGTCCCAGGAGGTGGAATGGGCATGAACAGAGGCTATGGCATGGCTGAACAGGGCAACATAGCTCAAAGAGGAGCACCCCCCTACACGGGGGGAAACCGCATGAATTCCATGAACCAGATGAATCCCATGAATCAGATGAATTCCATGCATCAGATGAATCAAATGAGTTCCATGCATCAGATGAACAACATGGGTCAAATGAGTCAGATTAATTCCGGGCATCCAGTGAACTCCCCCATGAACTCCATGAACCAGATGGGGCCCATGAATCAGATGAGCCACCATGGCatgcatcagcagcagcagcagcagcagcagcaccaacaTCAGCAGATGGGTCCGTTCCATGGTGCTGGAGGCGGACCAGGGGGGTATGGGATGGGAATGACAAGTCCTCCCCAAGTCAGTCCAGGGATTAACGGCCCACCACACAATGTAATGGGCTCACCCAGGATCCGAGGAAGCCCCAAGATGGGTGCCAGCCCTTTCTCTCCTGGAG GTATAAACTCTCCCATGAGCTCTAGTCACCCTAGTAACtctggagggggaggaggaggcaccACCTTTTCCAGCAGCTCCTTAAACGCCCTCCAAGCCATAAGTGAGGGAGTAGGAAATCCCATGACCTCCCCCCTcacctctccccctccccacaAGCCTGACAGCTCTCCAAGCATCAACTCCACCAATCAAGCAGCAAGTGGTCCCTGTAAACCAGGCCTCCCAACCTACTCTGACTCCAAGAGCCCGGGCAGCTCACTCGgggctggaggagagcagccATCTCAGCAGCACCCGCATACCCCAACCAGTGAAGGCCCTCCCGACAAGCCAGACAGCCAAGTGAACAGAGAGGCAGGTCAATTCGCAGCAGAAGCCAACCGACGAGTCCCTGACAGCAAGAACCACAAGAAGCTTCTGCAGCTCCTCACCTCCCCCACCGACGAGCTGGTGCCACCAAATCATTCAACAAGCTCTGGGCCGGGCTCAACCCCTGAAGCTAAAGACGGAACAGCTAGCGTCACCAGCCCCTCGTCTTCAACCGGAGTGTCCTCATCCACGGGAGGAAATCCGAGTTCTGCCCCTTCCTCCGGTGGCACAGGACATTTAACAAGCCAGTCACTGCAGGACAAGCACAAGATCCTCCACAAGCTGCTGCAGAACGGAAACACTCCAGATGAGGTGGCTCGGATCACTGCTGAGGCCACTGGGAAGAGCAGCCTGGAATCGGGGGCGCCCGAGCCAGGACCGGCAGCCACCGGAGGGGCAAGGGGATCAGAGTCAAAGCAGGAACAGCTCAGCCCTAAGAAGGAGAAGCCACACGCCCTCCTTCACTACCTCCTCAATAAGGATGACTCTAAGGAAGTTGGTGATGTCAAACCAAAACTGGAGGACCTGGAGGGGAGAGGGGCCCAAGGTGCTGGGGTCACCAGCTCGGACACCCACTGCCTGGATGGGAAGGTCAAGATGGAGCCATCTGATGAG GCAGAGACCCTGGAGACCATTCTGGGGGTCCCAAGGACTAACACTGGCTTCTACCCTGAACCTGACTCGAGAGCAGGGAAGGAGGTTGGAAACAAACAGGGAAATATGCCGGACAGTTTGCATG ATGGGGAAAGAGGCCCCTTGCCTCCAGTTCAGCGAGGTGCCTATCAGAGAGCCTTGTCCGTGGATGCTAAGCCTATGGGTGGAGGGGGGCTGGCTGGGAGAAGGAATGTACCCTGTCCCACGTTGATCAAACAGGAGAACATGGATGCTCCGATCAGACAAGGCTTCCCTGGAGGCATGAATGCAGGTCCACCACGAGGCAATCCAATAA GAGGTATGGGCAGGGGAATGGGAATGCCCCAGCGCCCTCCAATGTCCGGGCCAGGAGACTGGGGTATGCCGAGGTCCAGCAGCGGTCCTGTCACTGGACCAGGACACCCTGGTATGGGTCGCACTGGTCCAGTGAGTGGATCCATGATCAACCGCTCCAACAGTGTACCTGGAAACACAAGGTCTATGCTACAGCAGCAACTCATGGACATGG GtacaaatgaagccaatatgGGTGTGAATCGTTTTGGTGGACATGGGCCCTTACCTCAGTCCCCCTCCTGGCCAGACTCTGCCATGGGTACGGACAGACCACATGCTAATACAAACAG GGATCAATTTGGGCATCCCCTAGAGGAGCTGTTTGGGCCCCTCACTGTCAGTGAGGGCCCGAGTGATGAACGGGCACTTCTTGACCAGTTGGACTCTCTGCTCAATACTGCTGATGTCATCGCTCTGCAGGAGATAGACCGAGCCCTAGGCATCCCTGAAATAGTAGGCCAG AACCATGGACCTGAAGGCCGTCAGCAGGGCCCCGATCAAGGCCAGGGTCAGTGTCCACCATCAGAGTCTTTCCCCAGGCCGGACTCGTCCTTAGGTGTGGACCAAAAACCCAATTACAGCCAAGGCTACCCTGGGCCACCAGGACCCTCAGCCATGGGTATGCAGCGTGGTTATGGAGGAAACGCAATACAAAGCCAGTCTCCTGGAAGCTTTAACCCCATGATGAATCAGATGGGCCAGGCAGGGGGCTTCCCTGGCATGACAAACATGGGTAACCCCCGTGCTAACATGATGCGACCTCGCATGATGACTGCCACCAAGCCTATGagactgcagctgcagcagaggctGCAAGGACAGCAG TTTATGAATCAGACCCGACAGGCCATGAAGATGGAACATGCCCCTGGAGGAAACCCTGCCATGCATCAAGGCATGCAACCTGCCATGCAACCTGCCATGCAACCTGGTATTCAACCTGCCATTCAACCTGGTATTCAACCTGGTATTCAACCTGGCATGCAGCCTGCAGGCATGGGCGGTCAG CAACCTGGTTTCCTGAACGCCCAGATGATGGCTCAGCGTAGCCGAGAGATGATGACTATGCAGATGAGGAGGCAGCGAATGATGATGCTGATGCAGCAGCAACAGAGGCAGGAGCAGGGGGCACCGAGAGGCTTCAGCCCGCCTCCAAATGTGACGGCACCAGGAGGCATGGAGAGCCCTATGGGAGGTCCCCCCATGAACCAGCCTGGACAGCAAGGCTTCAACTATGGAGGAAACTATG GGATGAACCAGCAGGGGGACCCATCATTCATGGCCCCAGGTAGCAGCCCACCAGCAAACATGATGCAAGGACGAATGGGAGGTCCTCCTCAGAACAATATGATGCAGGGGATGCAAGCCAATCCACAGGGAGGGCCCATGTACCCCTCAGGAGACATGAAAGGCTGGCCACAGGGCGCCATGCAGCGCAGCAA CTCATATCCCCAGCAACAGTTCCCCCAACAGGGCAACCAGGGTCAGTTTGGACCCATGATGATGAACAACGCCATGGGTGGACCTGGGCCAGTGGCGGGTGCTGGGCAGATGGGCCAAATCCCGGGCCAAATACCGGGCCAGATGCCAGGACAGAGGCAGGGCCAGATGCAAGGCCAAATGGCCATGAACCCCATGGGGATGGGTAGGATACCAATGGGACCTGATCAG AAGTATTGCTGA
- the id1 gene encoding DNA-binding protein inhibitor ID-1, whose amino-acid sequence MLQTVNIALLSSSRGEVTSLQISTFPSSFLESTTTTTTRINMKVVGSTCALKSKVSGDDMVRCLSDQSLTISKCKIPLLDEQMAVFLQDMNNCYSKLKELVPTLPTNKKASKVEILQHVIDYIWDLQVELDEPEKSRQLSNGTVHRTPLTTLNAELASIAVENGCSDDRIMCR is encoded by the exons ATGTTGCAAACTGTCAACATTGCCTTGCTATCATCATCAAGAGGAGAAGTCACCTCTTTGCAGATCTCAACATTTCCCTCGTCATTTTTGGAAAgtactactactacaacaacacGAATCAACATGAAGGTTGTCGGATCTACCTGCGCCCTGAAGAGCAAAGTTAGCGGTGACGACATGGTACGCTGCCTGTCCGACCAGAGCCTGACCATCTCCAAATGCAAGATCCCACTGCTGGACGAGCAAATGGCCGTCTTTCTCCAGGACATGAACAACTGCTACAGCAAGCTAAAGGAGCTCGTGCCCACCCTGCCTACAAACAAAAAGGCCAGCAAAGTTGAAATCCTGCAGCATGTCATTGACTACATCTGGGACCTGCAGGTCGAGTTGGACGAGCCGGAGAAGAGCCGCCAGCTCTCCAACGGCACCGTCCATCGCACGCCGCTGACCACCCTGAATGCAGAACTCGCCAGCATCGCAGTAGAG AATGGGTGCTCGGATGACAGGATCATGTGCCGTTAA